One Drosophila teissieri strain GT53w chromosome X, Prin_Dtei_1.1, whole genome shotgun sequence genomic window, ATTCAAAATTACCTCGGCTTTTTGGGGTTTATTAAagtaaaagaataaataactataattccacagcaaatgtgattcTATATGTTCTGTTGTCAAAAATTGCTTATATTCCATATAGGAAATcgtattttattataaatattaataaattcttaTAAAAGTAAtcagatatttttaaattgaaaacattaATTGCAAACAATTGTTGGACCAATTTTAAGCAAAGCTAATTAATTAGGGATTGTTCTCGAATGGATTCAATTACCTTAAAGGTGTAAAACGCTTTGTACATTTCAATCGAATCTGTAATAAAGAGATACGCGTGCGGGGTGTGGCAATGGATTCGCGTTCTTTAGAACTTGTTGCTTGTAaaagttaaaacaaattaCCTGCCACATTAAAAGTATAATTTCAAGCGCCACATCCTCACACCATTAGATTTATCTCAATCCCCTACCATTGTTGGATTCCAAAATAAGGTTAACCTGTTTAACTGTGTATTAACGCttacaaaaaccaaatcaaataaaatattacaatCAAAATCACTAGGCTTAAAGATCAGTCGAAGGCGTAGTATTGGATGCGACCCGACGACCAGGCGATAGTCAGCACGGAGCGATCGTTATCCTTGTAGAGTGGCTGGAAGCAGATGAAGCTCGGGTGCTCCGCCGCCGTCTCTCCGCTCAGATAGTATGCCGCAGAGATCTGCAGATCGAACTTCTGTATAAAGGTGCGGAAGACAGCGATGCAGTTGGTCGACTTGAATGTGACCACCAGGTAGTTGCCATGCGGATCCCATGCAAGCTGCTGGGCGGGACCACCGATTAGCGTGCGATTCGCATCAATGCTGCAAGCATTCAGATCGGCAATGGGCAAGATTTCCTTCTCATCCGCCGATGCTGCAAGGGGGAACAAGAACGGAATAAGTAAAAAAATCAACTACTAAATTGGtgtcagtttttttttgtagtcaGCATTATACAGGCGGTCTGTAAGCTGCAACAGCCGCCAACCTGTTCCTGACTGCTTTGATCTGGGGCAGCCACACGTCGCACCCCTGTACCTGACCACCATTTCAGATCAGACACTGGGAGCAGACTGCCCTAAATTCGTTCGTGAATCTCTCATACTTACAGGATAGTAGACTTTGTTGCACGAACTGCAGGCGGTAGAGGATCGGCTCGGCACTGCTGACGAAGAGCAGGAAGCGACCGCAGGGCGACCAACAGGCTGTTTGGACATGTCCTCCGGGACCGCACACCCATCGTTCGGTGGTCCACTGCTGATGGCAGTTCCACACGCGGAACACCCGGTCCACGGTGGCTGCGAACAGCCAGTCGTTATCCGGTGACCACTTGAGCAGCGAGCCCGGCGGACCTAGTCGCTTGAGTGGCTGCATCATTCCGTTGTCCGGCTGCCAGATAAGGATAGAACGATCTCCaatggaggcggtggccaacTGGGTGCCATCCTTGTTCCACTGCAGCGAGGTTATTGGCAGATTATTGGGACTAGAAGAGTGAAGAAGTTAAGTATTTatcaaataacaataacatttCTATACTTACTGTTTGAAAATCTTGCTGGGTGCATTTGTGCGTCCCAAATGCAAAGTGTTGTCTACTTCCCAGAAACAAAGACCCTGCCGACAACCTATCACGATCTCGGCAGCGCAGAGTGGACGCCACGCCATGCAGGTGATCTGCGTTTGGGAAGGActctaaaataaaagtaagtCCTAATTAGCTCACACTGATTCAATTATTTCTATCTAGCCTACCCACCTTTAAAACAGTAGCAGTGGCCGCGCTGGAACTCTTTGTGTAGATGCGCACCACATCATCTACACCGGCTACGGCTAAGCTAAAGAAGTGCTGATTCCAGGCAAGGTAGCGCACATCGCTGTTGAGCCAATCCCTGAAAGAATGGGTAGAAAGGATTAGCAATTAATTGGTTAGTTGTCTGTGCTCCACTCACCTGGTCTCCGCGAACTGTGCAATTCGCTCGGCACTGAGCTGCTGGGTGTGCGGAAGGATCCTCAATCTCAGTCCGGTGGCCAGACCCAGGAGTCGTGCAACTAGATCACCCGCCTGGGCGATCAACGGCGCCTGCTCCCGGCTCTTAGGGCTACGTGCCTCCTCCAGCGACTCCCAGAATCCGCCATCGAAGAAGGTGCGAGTTATCCGCTTTAGGACACCCTCATTCACGGACACGAAGCTCTGACCGCCGTAGAATCTCTGACCAGCCGGATTGGCCAGAAGTTCGCTGTTCAAGTTTATCTGCGGATAGCGCTCCAGCTCCGGGATGTGATTGTGCCGCAGCGCCAGATCCGGCAGCGTGGAGAACGGCGGACACTGTTTCAGGTTGCTCAGGGCCGCCATAATTACGGATTATTCACATTCAACTCAGTACgatgaagaaaaaaatgcTAACAAAATTCAACGAAAAAACCGCGCGGTGACTAGAGGTGACAGAAATTCGATTGTTACTGTGATGAATTGATGTTTTTTGTCTATCgatgtttaattaaaagccaaaactaACAAACGAGTCAGTAAATTCTGGAATGCGTAAAAAATCTTTTATTCTTCtgaatttcgaaaataatatttataaatacctaaaaattgtatttttgtgcAGTTATACATCGTTTAAAATCTACAACGTAATtttatacttaatatttttatttgtttttattagatCTATCGAAGGCGCGGACAATAAATTGTAGCATCCTATCGATATTTTCTGTTATGCCATCTCCATCAGGTGGTCCACTTAGTCCGAggtaatcgcaaaaaaaaactagtCTGGAACTTAATTCTCGGACTTGGAGTTGGACTTGAATTCTCGGAGAGATTTGTGCGAGATGGCGGACAAGCGCAAATATAAGAAAACCGTAAGTTCCACCTACTATGATGTTGTTAACTACAATCTGATTGTGTCAACAGAAAGAGGAAATCAGGCGGGAGATCGCACGGGAGTTTGACCTGCCGGAGCGCAAGTCCAAGATAGCCACCATACTCAAGCAGGAAGATCAGGCGTACTGCATATGCCGCACCTCCGACTGCTCCAGGTTCATGATGTGAGTTCCCTGGCCCTCAAGTGGGAGGCTTTGGCGTGAAGATCCCGCCTAAACACTTGTCCCCTTCGCATTCCAGAGGCTGTGATGGCTGTGAGGAGTGGTACCACGGCGACTGCATCGGGATCACCGAGAAGGAGGCTAAGCACATCAAACAGTACTACTGCCGGCGCTGCAAAAAGGAGAATCCCGAGCTACAGACCATATTCCGCCTGGTTGCCACCGAACGGGCAGCCGCATCGAACGCCGCCTCTACAAGTCTCAATGCCCCGGGCGTGGGTCCACCAGGAGCggcgcctgctgctgcaccgTTGGCACCCGCAACAACCAGCCAGCAGGCAGCGCCGACGACGGCGGCAATGAAGCGCAAAAACAGCAGCGCCCGTGAACCAAAGATGGGCAAACGATGTGGTACTTGCGAGGGATGCCGGCGTCCCAATTGCAATCAGTGCGACGCGTGTCGCGTTCGCGTGGGCCACAAACCGCGATGCATATTCCGCACCTGTGTCGTCCAGGCGGCGACGGCCCTAAAGGAGACGCAGCCCAGTCAAGCGGGTCCAGGTAGAAAGCGTGAAAAGGCAGCGCCCAAGGATCGCAATGTCCAGGTGCGGGCGGCCAGTCCGGAAGATATCCTTAATCCGGAATTGGAGGGCATGCGCCAGTGCCACGGACCCAATTGCTGCTGCCAGGCGAGGCCGCAAAGCAAGTACTGCAGCGATAAGTGTGGCTTCAATCTGGCCACCAACCGCATCTTTCAGGTAAGCGTCATTTTCTGGCCAGACTATGAGTCCCTATTAAACACCAAAATCCTTTACACTCTCAGGTTCTGCCGCAACGACTGCAAGAGTGGAACCTAACGCCAAGCCGCGCCGCCGAGGAATCGCGCAAGCATCTTGACAGCATTCGTCAGAAGCAGTCCCTGGTGCGATTTGCACTCGCCGAGCTGGAGAAGCGCGCCGAAGAGCTCAACATGGTGGTGGAGCGAGCAAAACGCAGCTCCATCGATACGGTGGGGTCACAAGACAACGCCGACATGGAGGACGAACAGAGCATGTACTGCATTACCTGTGGCCACGAGATTCACTCGCGCACGGCAATCAAGCACATGGAGAAGTGCTTCAACAAATACGAATCGCAGGCCAGCTTCGGGAGCATATTCCAAACGCGTATGGAGGGCAACAATATGTTTTGTGATTTCTACAACCCGGCAAGTAAGACATACTGTAAACGATTAAGGGTATTGTGTCCGGAGCACAGCAAGGATCCGAAGGTGAACGACACGGATGTATGCGGTTCGCCCTTGGTAAACAACGTCTTCAATCCCACGGGCGAGTTTTGCCGCGCGCCCAAGAAGAATTGCTTTAAGCACTACGCCTGGGAGAAGATCCGGCGGGCGGAAATCGATCTGGAACGTGTGCGTCAATGGCTCAAGATGGACGACCTGATGGAGCAGGAGCGCATGCTGCGACAGCAGCTCACCTCGCGTGCGAACCTGCTCGGCCTGATGCTGCACTCCACCTACAACCACGAGGTGATGGACGAGCTGGTGCGCAAACAGCAGGAGCATCTGGCGGAGTTCGAGAAGCAGAAGCGACGCCAGGCTCACCAGCAACAGATGCAGGCGCAGCAAAAGCAGTACCAGGAGAAGCAGAAGCTgatgcagcaacaacaacagcagcagcagcaaccacagcagcagcagcagcaaccacagcagcagcaactgcagcagcaacaacagctgcaactgcagcagcaacagcaacaacagctgcaccaacagcaactgcagcagcaacagcagcagcagcagatagTCCAATTGCCACAGAAAACTCAAATTATCTACCTGCAGCGAAAGCCATAGATTCGTAGTCCCCCAATCATAGTAAGAACTAACAATAAACTGACAtgcaagaaatatttttgtacgACAATCCAGTAATCTTTTAACTTACCCCCGCCGCAAAGTTTCTAGTGTCGCGTTTCTCCGGGCAACCGCATAACACGCTCGCCGGCTGTTGAGTTCCCGGCTAGAAGGAGGTTGCTACGCGCCGGGATCGGGGGTACGCCCATGTTTGTTATTGAAAACTAAGCAtcaaatatgcatttattgATAGCAACCCGCCCGTAAAGGGAAAAGGCTACATTGGGCCAGCTCACCCATAGATATCATTCACATAGATTATTTTAGCATATACATACGTTTAtgttagtttattaatttcattaaagttATTTATAGTTTCTAACCAACGATTTGTTTTCTGTTGATTGTTAGTTTATATATAGATGTAGTTAgattattaaatacatttgctTAGGCGCTGCTCATAATTGTAGGCTTTTTTAACCGCCCTTAAAGTAATATAgatagtaaaatatttttagagcATTAAACTAAGTCATGGACTCCCACAACTCTTTTATCTCGTGCCTTACTGTAAGctttaaattttttcatttaaaccACCGAGTCCGGCTGTTAATATCCGAAACAATGGTTCCGGGTTAATGATATGCACGGGTCCACCGCATAAGTTTTCAAAAgagcggggggaggggggcaaCCATTGGAAACGGCAGGACTTTGAAAACGATGGAAACTATGTTGTGGAGTGGGAGCACGGGGAGCAAGACACCAAAGGGATGTCAGGACACCCGGACACAAGTGCAGTCGAAATTTCAAGCGAGTCCGGGCAATCAAGTAGTCGTGGCGATTTCTGACTGTCGTCCCAGACAAGCTGTCGACGATGCCAGTCGTAGTCCGGAAATTTTCTACATCATACACGACCTTCAGATTCCAAGCCAGGAACACACACTCTTTTTTTCTATTCGATTCCGaatcttttattttgtaaaatcaTAACGGAAGCGTGAGCGCCGGAGTGCCGATAGATACCAGCTGACCATCTGCCATATGGACTCGTCCTCCTCCGATCCGCATCTACGTTGatccaatatatatatacatatatatatatgcatatatatatgtatgcttttAATTCCAATCAAAACTGTGCAAATTGAGACGCGCGTGGTCTGCGAgtgaaatatacaaattgtcTAGTCGCGGCCGCTGATCCCAAACGAATTCGGCAGGATTTAATCCACGAGAGCCGATATTACGAAAAATTCAAGGACTACTCCATGAGTTGGCAGTGGGCAGCCCCAAAAGGACGAAGTAGAATAGATATTGCGTTCGGTGGAGCCCAGCATCAGAACGGGATCAAATAGAGATATATATTACGTGTTTTGTTTCGTGTGTTCCGTGTTCAAGGTCCTGAACTGCTTCTCGGTGCATTTCGAGGACAGCTCATCGCATTGACTACAGGTTGGTGCATCCAAACGATATATATCTATACAATTAATATGATACATCCTACAGTTCTGGTTGCATCTTGTGATTCACGTTGCGTTTGTTACTatagagttttttttttccaatttttattgTGCAAATTGCCAGTTGACTTTCaagcaccacacacacatatatatccaTCCGTCAAGTTGCCGGGGCTCTTCGTCTCCTAGTTAGCCACCATCCTACATATCCTGCGAATCCTGCCTCCTTTTACGGGTAAGTGACGTGCTCCACTTCAAAACTTTTGTGCCAAATTCAATCGCTCCGGTTTGCCTGTCGTTTTCGGGCTACACTGGCAAACAGAAAGTAGATTTCCTTTCAGAATATTTTTTGCCAAACTGTAATGTGTtctatatttgatttttaatatataaccCAGTTGAATTCGGTTGCGCTTGCGCACAGTTACGCGCCATTTGAGTTTAAAGCAGGGTTGCATCGCAAGCGAAGTCCGTTGCGTACTTTCCAGCGTAAAACTGGAATTCCTTGGAGTAACGGTTCCATTTTGCGAATTTCGATTTCGAACGCGATTTTTGTTGAACTGTGCTGGCCTTTGCCATATGAGTGTACTTGTGcctatttatttgttaaacaaattcatttgccATGCTTTGTTGGTGATTTTCGTTCAGCCAGATTGCATGCCACGTATTTCCATTTGATTGTTTTGCGGCGTTTCTtgcagcaacaataataaaagcaacaataaCTGAAGTAGGCGCAGTAACAGTAATACAGTAGACACTCCTAAGAGTAAATGTATATGAAATTATCTATACCATTTAAAGAGATATGTATTATATACGTTTAGTACACGATATTAAAATAACACTAATCAATCGTCTTTTAAATGAGAGTGGATAATGCAATGGGCTTTCTTTCGTTCGCTGCAGCGTGTGCCCACTGTGCAGCCGCGCACCGTTACATGACGTTGCCCTGGGCACTTGAGGGTCCACTGTAGGCATTGCCAGGCCATCAAATTGGGGCTCTCGTTTTCGCTTTCGCCTTCTCCCCGATCGATCTAACAATAATTCGGTTTCAATCAGGTCCGCCTCgcgatttatttattcgtttgctattttttccccgctttttATTTGTGCTCCCGTTATGGCCGTTGTTCCGTTTCCGGTGCATTTGCatgcagagagagaaaaggCGATGATCCCTTCTCACAATGATcgaaaaaccttttttttttttttacgaataTTTACTTTGGCTAACTATGAGTTTTAATAAGAAGGCAATatagtacatacatagttGTTTCATTTggatattcaaataataatatagttataCTTTGcttgtaaattaaattcattaactTTATTTCGTACATTTCGATCGTATTTGTACAGTCTTCTTTCACTGTGGAGTTTTGCATTGCTTTTGTTGgcgtttaattttattttacatacTTGATGCCGTTTGCATATGGGAGCGAGCACGCGAGGACGAGGGCCCCAGATGCTCCAGTTGGAGCCGCAAAACCACTCGGGCGCCACTGCCACATCCAcgcgcaacagcaacagcaatagcaacagcaccagcaccacagtGAATGCCAGCTAACTGATAACTTTCGCACTCCATCTCATCCATCCACAGTGAAGC contains:
- the LOC122623515 gene encoding aladin, encoding MAALSNLKQCPPFSTLPDLALRHNHIPELERYPQINLNSELLANPAGQRFYGGQSFVSVNEGVLKRITRTFFDGGFWESLEEARSPKSREQAPLIAQAGDLVARLLGLATGLRLRILPHTQQLSAERIAQFAETRDWLNSDVRYLAWNQHFFSLAVAGVDDVVRIYTKSSSAATATVLKSPSQTQITCMAWRPLCAAEIVIGCRQGLCFWEVDNTLHLGRTNAPSKIFKHPNNLPITSLQWNKDGTQLATASIGDRSILIWQPDNGMMQPLKRLGPPGSLLKWSPDNDWLFAATVDRVFRVWNCHQQWTTERWVCGPGGHVQTACWSPCGRFLLFVSSAEPILYRLQFVQQSLLSSSADEKEILPIADLNACSIDANRTLIGGPAQQLAWDPHGNYLVVTFKSTNCIAVFRTFIQKFDLQISAAYYLSGETAAEHPSFICFQPLYKDNDRSVLTIAWSSGRIQYYAFD
- the LOC122623794 gene encoding CXXC-type zinc finger protein 1 — translated: MADKRKYKKTKEEIRREIAREFDLPERKSKIATILKQEDQAYCICRTSDCSRFMIGCDGCEEWYHGDCIGITEKEAKHIKQYYCRRCKKENPELQTIFRLVATERAAASNAASTSLNAPGVGPPGAAPAAAPLAPATTSQQAAPTTAAMKRKNSSAREPKMGKRCGTCEGCRRPNCNQCDACRVRVGHKPRCIFRTCVVQAATALKETQPSQAGPGRKREKAAPKDRNVQVRAASPEDILNPELEGMRQCHGPNCCCQARPQSKYCSDKCGFNLATNRIFQVLPQRLQEWNLTPSRAAEESRKHLDSIRQKQSLVRFALAELEKRAEELNMVVERAKRSSIDTVGSQDNADMEDEQSMYCITCGHEIHSRTAIKHMEKCFNKYESQASFGSIFQTRMEGNNMFCDFYNPASKTYCKRLRVLCPEHSKDPKVNDTDVCGSPLVNNVFNPTGEFCRAPKKNCFKHYAWEKIRRAEIDLERVRQWLKMDDLMEQERMLRQQLTSRANLLGLMLHSTYNHEVMDELVRKQQEHLAEFEKQKRRQAHQQQMQAQQKQYQEKQKLMQQQQQQQQQPQQQQQQPQQQQLQQQQQLQLQQQQQQQLHQQQLQQQQQQQQIVQLPQKTQIIYLQRKP